Proteins from a single region of Nocardiopsis dassonvillei subsp. dassonvillei DSM 43111:
- a CDS encoding phosphoglyceromutase: protein MGTLVLLRHGESVWNAKGLFTGWVDVDLSATGEEEARRGGELLKEAGVRPDVVYTSLLKRAIRTANLALETADLHWLPVERTWRLNERHYGALQGKDKAQTREEYGEEQFMIWRRSYDTPPPPIADDDTYSQAGDARYGELPPELLPRTECLKDVLDRALPYWYDSIVPDLAAGKTVLVAAHGNSLRALVKHLDGVSDADIAGLNIPTGIPLRYDLDDQFKPTNPGGTYLDPEAAKSAIEAVANQGKK, encoded by the coding sequence ATGGGAACTCTGGTACTGCTGCGACACGGTGAGAGCGTCTGGAACGCGAAGGGCCTGTTCACCGGCTGGGTGGACGTGGACCTGTCCGCGACGGGCGAGGAGGAGGCCCGCCGGGGCGGCGAGCTGCTCAAGGAGGCCGGCGTACGGCCGGACGTGGTCTACACCTCCCTGCTCAAGCGCGCGATCCGCACCGCGAACCTCGCCCTGGAGACCGCCGACCTGCACTGGCTGCCGGTCGAGCGCACCTGGCGCCTCAACGAGCGCCACTACGGCGCACTGCAGGGCAAGGACAAGGCGCAGACGCGCGAGGAGTACGGCGAAGAGCAGTTCATGATCTGGCGCCGCTCCTACGACACCCCGCCGCCGCCCATCGCGGACGACGACACCTACTCGCAGGCCGGTGACGCCCGCTACGGCGAGCTGCCGCCGGAGCTGCTGCCGCGCACCGAGTGCCTCAAGGACGTGCTGGACCGCGCCCTGCCGTACTGGTACGACTCGATCGTGCCGGACCTGGCCGCGGGCAAGACCGTGCTGGTCGCCGCGCACGGCAACTCGCTGCGCGCGCTGGTCAAGCACCTGGACGGCGTCAGCGACGCCGACATCGCCGGGCTGAACATCCCGACGGGCATCCCGCTGCGCTACGACCTGGACGACCAGTTCAAGCCGACCAACCCCGGCGGCACCTACCTCGACCCGGAGGCGGCCAAGTCCGCCATCGAGGCCGTCGCCAACCAGGGCAAGAAGTAA
- a CDS encoding DsrE family protein, with the protein MSRSLVIKVTAGEDDPERCNQAFTVAAAALASGVGVSLWLTGESAWFAVPGRAERFSLPHAAPLKDLLDAVLAAGRVTVCTQCAARRDLTVDDLIRGVRIAGAPSFVEEAVQDGAQALVY; encoded by the coding sequence ATGTCTCGTTCCTTGGTAATCAAGGTCACCGCCGGGGAGGACGACCCCGAGCGGTGCAACCAGGCGTTCACGGTGGCCGCCGCCGCCCTGGCCAGCGGCGTCGGGGTCTCCCTCTGGCTGACCGGTGAGTCGGCGTGGTTCGCGGTCCCCGGCCGCGCCGAGCGGTTCTCCCTCCCGCACGCGGCCCCCCTCAAGGACCTGCTCGACGCGGTGCTCGCCGCGGGCCGGGTGACGGTGTGCACCCAGTGCGCCGCCCGACGCGACCTGACCGTGGACGACCTGATCCGGGGCGTGCGCATCGCCGGGGCGCCGTCCTTCGTCGAGGAGGCAGTCCAGGACGGCGCGCAGGCCCTCGTCTACTGA
- a CDS encoding GIDE domain-containing protein, with translation MLLVIGSALLVAAVVLLPLTLIALRRWLRQRGLAQLRPGVLAAREGQRVTLTGVAAPGPDGPISSGLAGAECVWHGHEVLRHYWPLNRDPSEGAVRERACDSIADYGSEDLFGIVAEGRPGDGDRIFVDPGDTEPRGAELCLKRVVGRPQPGVASPADDLLPRVRGRISGVFRGETIEFEYREWVIRPGARIRVTGRVQVREGRVVLAAPEDGTFSIEHGVEDQPVRVSPRRTEALALTIALAVCSIAGAVLTAAAL, from the coding sequence GTGTTACTGGTGATCGGTTCGGCGCTGCTCGTGGCCGCGGTGGTCCTCCTCCCCCTGACCCTGATCGCCCTGCGGCGCTGGCTGCGTCAGCGGGGACTGGCCCAGCTGCGCCCGGGCGTGCTGGCGGCCAGGGAGGGGCAGCGGGTCACGCTCACCGGTGTCGCCGCTCCCGGTCCCGACGGTCCCATCTCCTCCGGCCTGGCCGGTGCCGAGTGCGTCTGGCACGGCCACGAGGTGCTGCGCCACTACTGGCCGCTCAACCGCGACCCGTCCGAGGGCGCGGTCCGCGAACGGGCCTGCGACTCCATCGCCGACTACGGTTCCGAGGACCTGTTCGGCATCGTCGCCGAGGGTCGCCCCGGCGACGGCGACCGGATCTTCGTCGACCCGGGCGACACCGAGCCGCGCGGCGCCGAGCTGTGCCTCAAGCGCGTGGTGGGGCGTCCGCAGCCGGGTGTGGCCTCACCCGCGGACGACCTGCTACCCCGCGTGCGCGGCCGCATCTCGGGCGTCTTCCGGGGCGAGACCATCGAGTTCGAGTACCGCGAGTGGGTGATCCGGCCGGGCGCCCGCATCCGTGTCACGGGCCGGGTCCAGGTGCGCGAGGGCCGCGTGGTCCTGGCCGCCCCCGAGGACGGGACGTTCAGCATCGAGCACGGTGTGGAAGACCAGCCGGTGCGGGTCTCCCCGCGCCGCACCGAGGCCCTCGCGCTCACCATCGCCCTCGCGGTCTGCTCGATCGCGGGCGCCGTGCTGACCGCCGCGGCGCTCTGA
- a CDS encoding nitrobindin family protein → MDAEVHPDLAKLSFLLGRWEGVGVAGYADVEEFQFGQEIEFAHNAGLPYLTFTSRAWRMNPEGTRGELVTEESGYWRVRPETGAEPKEGEPVVHLEVLIAHPEGFNEVYLGNVFANRVEMSTDAVVHTETGIDATASHRLYGLFGDNRETLGYAWDLAARGHGLRSYMSAQLKRVGSK, encoded by the coding sequence ATGGACGCTGAGGTACACCCCGATCTGGCGAAACTGTCCTTCCTGCTCGGCCGTTGGGAGGGCGTGGGCGTCGCCGGTTACGCCGACGTGGAGGAGTTCCAGTTCGGCCAGGAGATCGAGTTCGCGCACAACGCGGGCCTGCCCTACCTGACCTTCACGAGCCGGGCCTGGCGGATGAACCCGGAGGGCACCCGCGGTGAGCTGGTCACCGAGGAGTCGGGCTACTGGCGGGTGCGGCCCGAGACGGGCGCGGAGCCCAAGGAGGGTGAGCCCGTCGTGCACCTGGAGGTGCTGATCGCGCACCCCGAGGGCTTCAACGAGGTCTACCTGGGCAACGTGTTCGCGAACCGGGTGGAGATGTCCACCGACGCGGTGGTGCACACCGAGACCGGAATCGACGCGACCGCCTCGCACCGGCTGTACGGCCTGTTCGGCGACAACCGGGAGACGCTGGGGTACGCCTGGGACCTGGCGGCGCGCGGCCACGGCCTGCGCTCGTACATGTCGGCCCAGCTCAAGAGGGTCGGCTCGAAGTAG
- the ygfZ gene encoding CAF17-like 4Fe-4S cluster assembly/insertion protein YgfZ: MTSPLLSTPGAVSAESPDTGVAAHYGDPAHEGRAAERSSAWVDRSNRGVVRVTGPDRLGWLNDLTSQLTRGLAPGTATEALVLDTKGHLRHHLSLVDDGEATWIHTEPGDGPELAGFLDSMRFMLRVEVEDLSGSHAVLSVLGPDRAKAVEAASLGDVTARAVEGETDLFVPAERLVGAAEALTAAGARPAGMWAYEANRIAEHRVRAGLDTDDRTIPHEVDWVGRAVHLEKGCYPGQETVARVHNLGRPPRRLVMLHLDGTAERLPQVGAAIELDGRSVGRVGTSARHHELGPIALGVVKRSAPTDADLVVDGIAAGQEVVVDPDTGANAKIELRRRPR, from the coding sequence ATGACTTCGCCGCTGCTGAGCACACCGGGCGCCGTGAGCGCCGAGTCCCCCGACACCGGAGTCGCCGCGCACTACGGCGACCCCGCGCACGAGGGACGCGCCGCCGAACGTTCGAGCGCGTGGGTCGACCGGAGCAACCGGGGCGTGGTGCGGGTGACCGGCCCCGACCGCCTGGGCTGGCTCAACGACCTCACCAGCCAGCTGACCCGGGGCCTGGCCCCGGGCACCGCCACCGAGGCGCTGGTCCTGGACACCAAGGGACACCTGCGGCACCACCTGTCGCTGGTGGACGACGGCGAGGCCACCTGGATCCACACCGAGCCGGGGGACGGCCCGGAGCTGGCGGGGTTCCTCGACTCGATGCGGTTCATGCTGCGTGTCGAGGTGGAGGACCTGAGCGGTTCCCACGCGGTGCTGAGCGTGCTCGGTCCGGACCGCGCCAAGGCCGTGGAGGCCGCGTCGCTCGGTGACGTGACCGCGCGCGCGGTCGAGGGCGAGACCGACCTGTTCGTGCCCGCCGAACGGCTCGTCGGGGCCGCGGAGGCGCTCACGGCGGCCGGGGCGCGCCCGGCGGGCATGTGGGCCTACGAGGCGAACCGGATCGCGGAGCACCGGGTGCGCGCGGGTCTGGACACCGACGACCGCACCATCCCGCACGAGGTGGACTGGGTGGGCCGCGCGGTGCACCTGGAGAAGGGCTGCTACCCGGGCCAGGAGACGGTGGCGCGGGTGCACAACCTGGGCCGTCCGCCGCGCCGTCTGGTCATGCTGCACCTGGACGGCACCGCCGAGCGCCTGCCGCAGGTGGGGGCCGCCATCGAGCTGGACGGGCGCTCCGTGGGCCGGGTGGGCACGTCGGCCCGCCACCACGAGCTGGGGCCGATCGCCCTGGGCGTGGTCAAGCGCTCGGCCCCCACCGACGCCGACCTGGTGGTGGACGGCATCGCCGCCGGTCAGGAGGTCGTGGTCGACCCGGACACGGGCGCCAACGCCAAGATCGAGCTGCGCCGCCGTCCGCGTTAA
- a CDS encoding DUF4352 domain-containing protein, whose protein sequence is MSSRGRHPPPSRGPGSVVRALAAPVAVLLAGAGCVVTVVSLERAPLPEARLVLEQSEPEPSTAQEPATPDPSAPGPSVPDSAPPDPGPEQEEPPGGGAESDPQPVPPESYTGASAVFDTFLVEVETAYTDTTVTDGMGASAVAPPDSEYHVYRLDVTNQGSEPAVFDTYGTIGVTTEGLEYANDVDAEIVVAWDYFWDEINPGESVTTHILFLAPTGTEFAEVHIGGRSLLEPN, encoded by the coding sequence ATGAGCAGCAGAGGCCGTCACCCACCACCGTCCAGAGGGCCCGGCTCCGTCGTACGGGCCCTGGCCGCACCCGTCGCCGTCCTCCTGGCCGGAGCCGGGTGCGTGGTCACCGTGGTCTCGCTGGAGCGCGCCCCGCTCCCCGAGGCCCGGCTGGTGCTGGAACAGTCGGAACCAGAGCCCAGTACCGCCCAGGAGCCCGCCACACCGGATCCCTCAGCGCCGGGTCCCTCCGTGCCGGACTCGGCCCCGCCGGACCCGGGACCCGAGCAGGAGGAGCCGCCCGGGGGCGGGGCGGAGTCCGATCCGCAGCCGGTGCCGCCGGAGTCCTACACCGGGGCCTCCGCCGTCTTCGACACCTTCCTGGTGGAGGTGGAGACGGCCTACACCGACACCACCGTCACCGACGGGATGGGGGCCTCCGCCGTCGCGCCCCCGGACTCCGAGTACCACGTCTACCGGCTCGACGTCACCAACCAGGGCTCCGAGCCCGCGGTCTTCGACACCTACGGGACCATCGGCGTGACCACCGAGGGCCTGGAGTACGCCAACGACGTCGACGCCGAGATCGTCGTGGCGTGGGACTACTTCTGGGACGAGATCAACCCCGGGGAGAGCGTCACCACCCACATCCTGTTCCTGGCGCCGACCGGGACCGAGTTCGCCGAGGTCCACATCGGCGGACGTAGCCTCCTCGAACCGAATTAA
- a CDS encoding type II toxin-antitoxin system RelE/ParE family toxin, protein MWEILMLEPVEEWYLKLRADDPVTATRFDAALSQLESHGPDLTRPLADRVKGSRIHNLKELRPGSSGRSEIRVLFVFDPERQAVLLVAGDKSGQWNRWYQKNIPVAEQRYLEHLRRRKDEQA, encoded by the coding sequence ATGTGGGAAATCTTGATGTTGGAGCCCGTTGAGGAGTGGTACCTCAAACTCCGGGCTGATGACCCGGTCACCGCGACGCGGTTTGACGCTGCTCTCAGCCAACTGGAAAGCCACGGTCCTGACCTGACACGTCCGCTAGCCGACAGGGTTAAAGGCAGTCGGATACACAACCTCAAGGAACTTCGCCCTGGCTCCTCAGGAAGAAGCGAGATCCGTGTGCTTTTCGTGTTCGATCCAGAGCGGCAGGCGGTGCTCTTGGTGGCCGGTGACAAGTCCGGGCAGTGGAACAGGTGGTATCAGAAGAACATCCCGGTGGCAGAACAGCGCTATCTGGAACATCTGAGGCGGCGAAAGGATGAGCAGGCATGA
- a CDS encoding helix-turn-helix domain-containing protein, which produces MKARSWREIQAESEKQDPWFASEEAQAVFDAETARIEAERQGYALSSLRKESGRTQKEVAQIMGVSQARISQIEHGRIDSLELLRSYISAIGGELHLRVDQGPLSVTLDIPGSDAAAATGTAEEADASADKRDAA; this is translated from the coding sequence ATGAAGGCGCGTAGTTGGCGAGAGATCCAAGCGGAGTCCGAAAAGCAGGACCCCTGGTTCGCCTCTGAGGAAGCCCAGGCTGTCTTCGATGCGGAAACCGCCCGTATCGAAGCCGAGCGTCAGGGTTACGCGCTCTCCTCCCTGCGCAAGGAGAGCGGAAGGACCCAGAAGGAGGTCGCCCAGATCATGGGAGTGAGCCAGGCGCGGATCTCCCAGATCGAGCACGGGCGGATCGACAGCCTGGAACTCCTGCGGTCCTACATCAGCGCCATCGGCGGCGAACTGCACCTGAGGGTTGATCAGGGTCCGCTGAGCGTCACGCTCGACATCCCCGGAAGCGACGCCGCTGCCGCGACCGGAACCGCGGAGGAGGCCGACGCCTCCGCGGACAAGCGAGACGCCGCGTGA
- a CDS encoding NADP-dependent oxidoreductase, with protein sequence MKAIALQQYGSADDLALVDLPDPKVAPSEVLIRVRAAGVNPVDWKLAAGGLDALFETDFPLIPGWDVAGVVEAVGPDAHEYQVGDEVYGYARKDWAKNGTYAELVSASVRMLAPKPRSLSWQESAGVPLAGLTALQSVERAGVGSGDTVLVHAAAGGVGAFGVQIAVARGARVIGTASERNHDFLRSLGAEPVVYGDGLVDRVRALAPDGVDAVLDFVGGGVVQEPVPLTGGPTRIVSIADPSVQELGGHWLWVRPDSEDLAELARLADDGRLTVHVDREFPLSEAAEAWRLSQAGRTRGKIVLTV encoded by the coding sequence ATGAAGGCAATCGCACTACAGCAGTACGGATCGGCCGACGACCTCGCCCTGGTGGACCTTCCCGACCCGAAGGTCGCCCCGAGCGAGGTCCTCATCCGGGTACGGGCCGCGGGGGTCAACCCCGTGGACTGGAAGCTCGCGGCGGGCGGCCTGGACGCCCTCTTCGAGACGGACTTCCCGCTCATCCCCGGCTGGGACGTCGCCGGTGTCGTCGAGGCGGTCGGACCCGACGCGCACGAGTACCAGGTCGGTGACGAGGTCTACGGCTACGCCCGCAAGGACTGGGCCAAGAACGGCACCTACGCCGAGCTGGTGTCGGCCAGCGTGCGCATGCTCGCACCCAAGCCGCGGTCGCTGAGCTGGCAGGAGAGCGCCGGTGTCCCGCTGGCGGGCCTCACCGCCCTCCAGTCCGTCGAACGGGCGGGGGTCGGCTCCGGTGACACGGTGCTCGTCCACGCCGCGGCGGGCGGCGTCGGAGCGTTCGGCGTCCAGATCGCCGTCGCCCGCGGCGCACGCGTCATCGGTACCGCCAGCGAGCGCAACCACGACTTCCTGCGGTCCCTGGGCGCCGAACCCGTGGTCTACGGGGACGGCCTCGTCGACCGCGTCCGGGCACTGGCCCCGGACGGCGTCGACGCGGTGCTCGACTTCGTCGGCGGGGGAGTGGTCCAGGAGCCGGTGCCGCTGACGGGCGGCCCCACGCGGATCGTGTCCATCGCGGACCCGAGCGTCCAGGAACTGGGCGGGCACTGGCTGTGGGTGCGCCCTGACTCCGAGGACCTCGCCGAGCTGGCACGCCTGGCCGACGACGGCAGGCTCACCGTGCACGTGGACCGCGAGTTCCCGCTGTCCGAGGCGGCCGAGGCCTGGCGCCTGAGCCAGGCCGGACGCACCCGGGGAAAGATCGTCCTCACCGTCTGA
- a CDS encoding type 1 glutamine amidotransferase — MTNTSALRIVWIYPDLLSTYGDQGNVLILKRRAELRGIPTEIVHVHSSDSVPEQGDIYLLGGGEDRPQILAAERLRADGGLARAAARGACVFAVCAGYQIIGETYGDDEANPLPGVGILDIRSGRGQTRAVGEIVADVDPALGVGRITGFENHQGRTAIGPSARPLSTTVRGIGNDDRTEGAYQGQVLGTYLHGPALPRNPQLADLLLRWRVGQVAPLAPSWGERLHDERLAAAMR, encoded by the coding sequence ATGACGAACACCAGCGCCCTGCGGATCGTGTGGATCTACCCCGATCTGCTGAGCACCTACGGGGACCAGGGCAACGTCCTGATCCTCAAGCGCCGCGCCGAACTGCGCGGCATCCCCACCGAGATCGTGCACGTCCACTCCAGCGACTCCGTCCCCGAGCAGGGCGACATCTACCTGCTCGGCGGCGGCGAGGACCGGCCGCAGATCCTGGCCGCCGAGCGCCTGCGCGCCGACGGCGGCCTCGCCCGCGCCGCCGCCCGCGGCGCCTGCGTCTTCGCGGTGTGCGCCGGGTACCAGATCATCGGCGAGACCTACGGCGACGACGAGGCCAATCCGCTCCCCGGCGTGGGCATCCTCGACATCCGCAGCGGCCGCGGCCAGACCCGCGCGGTCGGCGAGATCGTCGCGGACGTGGACCCGGCCCTGGGTGTGGGCCGGATCACCGGCTTCGAGAACCACCAGGGCCGCACGGCCATCGGCCCCTCGGCCCGGCCGCTGTCCACCACGGTGCGCGGCATCGGCAACGACGACCGCACCGAGGGCGCCTACCAGGGCCAGGTGCTGGGCACCTACCTGCACGGCCCCGCCCTGCCGCGCAACCCGCAGCTGGCCGACCTCCTGCTGCGCTGGCGCGTGGGCCAGGTGGCCCCGCTCGCCCCCTCCTGGGGGGAGCGCCTGCACGACGAGCGCCTCGCCGCCGCGATGCGCTGA
- a CDS encoding MurT ligase domain-containing protein, which produces MSELPLRAQLASVLGRSAASLSRATGRGDGSVIGGRVALKVEPDLLAKLARGRRLALVSATNGKTTTTRLISHALREFGDVATNEHGANMPTGHITALSNNQSAVNGVLEVDEKYLPQVLLATQPAFVVLMNLSRDQMDRASEINLLAKKWRLALGKSNAHVIANADDPLVAWAGLGAPNATWVSAGQRWKEDSWCCPECGGHLKRDVDPHWACPECGLARPATTWAVDNASDSLLTPEGQSIKLRLNLPGDANRSNAAIAAATAAGYGIHPERTVERLREITSVAGRYTSVVTMGVEVRLLLSKNPAGWLESFAVLDPPHTPVILSVNAQVPDGKDTSWLWDVDYTVLRGRRVFVMGERRTDLALRLETDGVRFEVADRVDEVLGRIKADQPGITKVDLIANYTAFQQIRTAYGRVQ; this is translated from the coding sequence ATGAGCGAGCTTCCCCTGCGCGCCCAACTGGCATCGGTTCTGGGAAGGAGCGCGGCCAGCCTGTCCCGTGCCACCGGACGCGGAGACGGCTCCGTCATCGGCGGCCGGGTGGCGCTCAAGGTCGAACCCGACCTGCTCGCCAAGCTCGCCCGGGGCCGCAGGCTCGCCCTGGTCAGCGCCACCAACGGCAAGACCACCACCACCAGGCTCATCTCGCACGCCCTGCGCGAGTTCGGCGACGTGGCCACCAACGAGCACGGCGCGAACATGCCCACCGGGCACATCACGGCTCTGTCGAACAACCAGTCCGCCGTCAACGGCGTGCTGGAGGTGGACGAGAAGTACCTCCCGCAGGTGCTGCTCGCCACGCAGCCCGCGTTCGTGGTGCTGATGAACCTCAGCCGCGACCAGATGGACCGCGCCTCCGAGATCAACCTGCTCGCCAAGAAGTGGCGCCTCGCGCTGGGCAAGAGCAACGCCCACGTCATCGCCAACGCCGACGACCCGCTCGTGGCCTGGGCGGGCCTGGGCGCGCCCAACGCCACCTGGGTGTCCGCGGGTCAGCGCTGGAAGGAGGACTCCTGGTGCTGCCCCGAGTGCGGCGGCCACCTCAAGCGCGACGTGGACCCGCACTGGGCCTGCCCCGAGTGCGGGCTGGCCCGCCCCGCGACCACCTGGGCGGTGGACAACGCCTCCGACTCCCTCCTCACCCCGGAGGGCCAGAGCATCAAGCTGCGGCTGAACCTGCCCGGTGACGCCAACCGCTCCAACGCCGCGATCGCCGCGGCCACCGCCGCCGGGTACGGCATCCACCCCGAGCGCACCGTGGAGCGGCTGCGCGAGATCACCTCCGTCGCGGGCCGCTACACCTCCGTGGTGACCATGGGCGTCGAGGTGCGGCTGCTGCTCTCCAAGAACCCCGCCGGATGGCTGGAGTCCTTCGCCGTCCTCGACCCGCCCCACACCCCGGTGATCCTCTCGGTCAACGCGCAGGTCCCCGACGGCAAGGACACCTCCTGGCTGTGGGACGTGGACTACACCGTCCTGCGCGGACGCCGCGTGTTCGTCATGGGCGAGCGCCGCACCGATCTCGCGCTGCGCCTGGAGACCGACGGCGTGCGGTTCGAGGTGGCCGACCGGGTCGACGAGGTCCTGGGCCGCATCAAGGCCGACCAGCCGGGCATCACCAAGGTCGACCTCATCGCCAACTACACCGCCTTCCAGCAGATCCGCACGGCGTACGGCCGCGTCCAGTAG